In one Plutella xylostella chromosome 20, ilPluXylo3.1, whole genome shotgun sequence genomic region, the following are encoded:
- the LOC105395835 gene encoding protein wntless gives MTGTIIENLSGRKLAVLVSFLLLCQVACFLIGGLVAPMPANAQNILGTVCRDTATEKNDTSTWFYNRGKGACKTVDLGDFNQLFTEHDIVFAFQMPVPRESMTLDYSRWQQNLIGVLQVDIRYHSQMEVKPRSIITVDARLAYRNKGDPDDAWKLYTQSVEKRHLDCDIDIKTEEYLYNCSAIPLFELGSLYHDYYLLNVRLPVDAPGMNANIGHIQDMWLTVINQNGGFTKVWVSLKTVFFPCIVAIIVWFWNRVHMLERKPVLLEKMLLSLGIALCLLNMPLEYLTLQFDLPFMLLLGDIRQGVFYATLFSFWLVFAGEHMLIQDTTAQSSLKQYWRHLSAVAMGCISLFIFDMCERGVQLRNPFYSIWVTDLGTNLALTFIVLAGISTCIYFLFLCYMVWKVFVNISHKRATLPTMCSVRRLHYEGIIYRFKFLMLATLLCAALTVIGFILGQVAEGQWKWDENIELEYTSAFFTGVYGMWNVYIFALLVLYAPSHKRWPAAENTSDSQNLSEEIEFSPLPSETASEISSLTSFIRKTNVD, from the coding sequence ATGACGGGCACAATCATCGAGAACCTGAGCGGGCGTAAGCTGGCCGTGCTCGTGTCGTTTCTTTTGTTGTGTCAAGTGGCATGTTTCCTGATCGGCGGCCTGGTGGCCCCGATGCCGGCCAACGCGCAGAACATCCTGGGCACAGTGTGCCGGGACACCGCCACGGAGAAGAACGACACGTCGACATGGTTCTACAACCGCGGGAAGGGCGCGTGTAAAACCGTCGATCTCGGGGACTTCAACCAACTGTTTACGGAGCACGATATCGTGTTCGCGTTTCAAATGCCGGTGCCTCGCGAGAGCATGACGCTGGACTACTCGCGCTGGCAGCAGAACCTCATCGGCGTGCTGCAGGTGGACATCCGCTACCACTCGCAGATGGAGGTGAAGCCGCGGAGCATCATCACCGTGGACGCGCGCCTCGCCTACCGCAACAAGGGCGACCCCGACGACGCCTGGAAGCTCTACACGCAGTCCGTCGAGAAGCGACATTTAGACTGCGACATTGACATCAAAACCGAGGAGTACTTATACAACTGCTCAGCGATACCCCTGTTTGAGTTAGGCTCGCTGTACCATGACTATTATTTACTGAATGTAAGGCTCCCGGTCGATGCTCCGGGCATGAATGCCAACATCGGCCACATACAAGACATGTGGCTGACTGTTATTAACCAGAATGGAGGGTTTACTAAGGTTTGGGTGTCATTAAAGACTGTGTTTTTCCCGTGTATTGTTGCCATCATTGTGTGGTTCTGGAACAGAGTTCACATGTTGGAGAGGAAGCCTGTTCTGTTAGAAAAGATGCTCCTAAGTTTGGGAATTGCTTTGTGTCTCCTCAATATGCCCCTGGAGTACTTGACTCTGCAGTTTGACTTGCCGTTTATGCTGCTATTGGGCGACATAAGGCAGGGAGTGTTCTACGCCACTCTGTTCTCGTTCTGGCTGGTATTTGCTGGTGAACACATGCTGATTCAAGACACAACAGCCCAGAGCTCCCTGAAACAATACTGGCGTCACTTGAGTGCTGTAGCCATGGGGTGTATTTCTCTCTTCATCTTCGACATGTGTGAGCGAGGTGTGCAACTCCGCAACCCCTTCTACTCCATCTGGGTCACTGACCTCGGCACCAACCTGGCTCTGACTTTCATAGTGCTGGCCGGCATCTCCACCTGCATCTACTTCTTGTTCCTGTGCTACATGGTCTGGAAAGTGTTTGTGAACATCTCCCACAAGAGGGCCACTTTGCCCACCATGTGCTCTGTCCGTCGCCTGCACTATGAGGGGATCATTTACCGCTTCAAGTTCCTCATGTTGGCTACACTGCTGTGCGCCGCGCTGACTGTCATTGGGTTCATTCTAGGCCAGGTGGCCGAGGGGCAGTGGAAGTGGGATGAGAACATCGAGCTGGAATATACTTCAGCGTTCTTCACTGGCGTGTATGGCATGTGGAATGTGTACATCTTTGCACTGCTGGTGCTGTATGCTCCGAGCCACAAGCGCTGGCCGGCCGCTGAGAACACGTCAGACAGCCAGAACTTGAGCGAGGAGATTGAGTTCAGCCCGCTGCCCAGTGAGACCGCCAGTGAGATCTCATCACTCACTTCCTTCATTCGCAAGACTAATGTTGACTAA